One window of the Streptomyces asoensis genome contains the following:
- a CDS encoding DUF485 domain-containing protein produces MSTDSSDLYPARHRPGRHASPAATPQWATPQEQTHLPHRTRPLSGSHRDLRRLRRACRWQRRVATFAALGYFAVFLTLTVEAPSVMTRLAPGGLPTGLLLALVQLPVTWLAVLLYEYTARRYVDPLARRVHRRPDPVPHEEPRS; encoded by the coding sequence ATGTCCACCGACAGCTCCGACTTATACCCGGCGCGGCACCGGCCCGGACGGCACGCCTCCCCCGCCGCGACCCCGCAGTGGGCCACCCCGCAGGAACAGACGCATCTGCCGCACCGCACCCGCCCGTTGAGCGGCAGTCACCGCGACCTCCGCCGCCTGCGCCGGGCCTGTCGCTGGCAGCGGCGCGTCGCCACGTTCGCCGCGCTCGGCTACTTCGCCGTCTTCCTCACCCTCACCGTCGAAGCCCCCTCCGTCATGACCCGCCTCGCGCCGGGCGGCCTTCCCACCGGACTCCTCCTCGCCCTGGTGCAACTGCCCGTCACCTGGCTGGCCGTACTCCTGTACGAGTACACCGCGCGCCGGTACGTCGACCCGCTGGCCCGGCGCGTTCACCGCCGACCCGACCCCGTCCCGCACGAGGAGCCACGGTCGTGA
- a CDS encoding sodium/solute symporter — translation MTDFDGSAQSWSLVAFSSVVALTLMLCVLTGPDRDDLDEFYTGYRSLSPLRNGLAIAGDYISAATVLTIGGVIALCGYDGVVLALSTVLSLLLLMVLLAEPLHHTGRFTMADALGRRLPGRAVRITACVVTLASLVPMMVVQLAGVGQLLAYVLGFSDSAMRTGCIVGAGTLMISYAAIGGMRGTALIQILKTVILLGSGLIVAGLILHTFGWSPRTLFQTAAHGSGAEENFLRYGLQFANGPHRGLDMVSTQCAIVLGGACLPHVTMRMYTAGSAPQVRRAMSWAISTVTLFIAVITVIGVGATALIGRAGVAGADPRGNTAYLLGSRAAFGMHLSRPESLLFATVTTAIFLTLLASVASMTLACANSLAHDIAAARPNVSPLREMALARLAALAVGLPVILLAVMAQHRSLQPLATVSFCLGASAIAPALVYSLFWRRFTRAGLLCTLIGGSVSVLVLMTGTNLVSGSPGSAFPEVDFNWFPFTTTALVSVPAGFLCGLLGTVLSGRKATARERDRYAAIEAVLLAGPPSPRSR, via the coding sequence GTGACGGACTTCGACGGCTCCGCGCAGTCCTGGTCCCTGGTGGCGTTCTCCAGTGTCGTGGCCCTGACGCTCATGCTGTGCGTGCTCACCGGACCCGACCGCGACGACCTAGACGAGTTCTACACCGGCTACCGCTCCCTGTCGCCCCTGCGCAACGGCCTGGCCATCGCCGGTGACTACATCTCCGCCGCCACCGTGCTCACCATCGGCGGGGTCATCGCACTGTGCGGCTACGACGGTGTCGTACTGGCCCTGAGCACCGTGCTGTCCTTGCTGCTCCTGATGGTCCTGCTGGCCGAACCCCTGCATCACACCGGCCGGTTCACCATGGCCGACGCACTCGGCAGACGGCTGCCCGGCCGCGCGGTGCGCATCACCGCGTGTGTCGTCACCCTCGCCTCGCTGGTGCCGATGATGGTCGTACAACTGGCCGGGGTGGGCCAGTTGCTGGCGTACGTCCTCGGTTTCTCCGACAGCGCGATGCGGACCGGCTGCATCGTCGGGGCGGGCACCCTGATGATCAGCTACGCGGCCATCGGGGGCATGCGGGGTACCGCCCTGATCCAGATCCTCAAGACGGTGATCCTGCTCGGGTCCGGACTGATCGTCGCCGGACTCATCCTGCACACCTTCGGCTGGAGCCCCCGGACCCTGTTCCAGACCGCCGCCCACGGCAGTGGCGCCGAGGAGAACTTCCTGCGCTACGGCCTTCAGTTCGCCAACGGGCCGCACCGCGGCCTCGACATGGTGAGCACCCAGTGCGCCATCGTGCTGGGCGGCGCCTGTCTGCCGCACGTCACGATGCGGATGTACACCGCCGGCAGCGCTCCCCAGGTGCGCCGCGCGATGTCCTGGGCGATCTCGACGGTCACCCTGTTCATCGCCGTGATCACCGTCATCGGCGTGGGCGCCACGGCCCTCATCGGGCGCGCGGGCGTCGCCGGAGCCGACCCGCGCGGCAACACCGCCTACCTGCTCGGTTCGCGCGCCGCGTTCGGGATGCATCTCTCCCGCCCGGAGAGCCTGCTGTTCGCCACCGTCACGACGGCGATCTTCCTGACTCTGCTGGCCTCCGTGGCGAGCATGACGCTGGCCTGCGCCAACTCCCTGGCCCACGACATCGCCGCCGCCCGCCCCAACGTCTCGCCGCTGCGCGAGATGGCCCTGGCGCGGCTGGCCGCCCTGGCCGTCGGCCTCCCCGTCATCCTGCTCGCCGTCATGGCCCAGCACCGCAGCCTCCAGCCCCTCGCCACCGTCTCCTTCTGCCTCGGCGCGTCGGCCATCGCCCCCGCCCTCGTCTACAGCCTCTTCTGGCGGCGCTTCACACGCGCCGGCCTGCTGTGCACGCTCATCGGCGGATCGGTCAGCGTCCTCGTCCTGATGACCGGCACCAACCTCGTCTCCGGCTCTCCCGGATCGGCGTTCCCGGAAGTCGACTTCAACTGGTTCCCCTTCACGACCACAGCTCTCGTCTCGGTACCGGCGGGCTTCCTCTGCGGCCTGCTCGGCACCGTCCTGTCCGGCAGGAAGGCGACCGCACGCGAACGCGATCGCTACGCCGCCATCGAAGCCGTCCTCCTCGCCGGACCGCCAAGTCCCAGGAGCCGCTGA
- a CDS encoding DUF4239 domain-containing protein, with the protein MPEWLIYTLACALVCAFVVAATVMRHRRVADDEDTSQTPDVLEYMVMMVGVVYAIVLGLAIAGVWEARGAAEDTVQREAQALYEIDQRLDVYPAAFHTQVQQHIDAYARHAVTTEWPAMEDDGPIDATGGRLLTRIRSDIAHHTPTDELQAQAYQPLLDQVAAADDARHQRLDSAGSTLPGVVWFGLIAGGIVTLGLLYALQIRRSARELMLATAFSALVVFLLFMVWSFDAPFGHSGTDSAQPLHELYASTT; encoded by the coding sequence GTGCCGGAATGGCTGATCTACACCCTGGCCTGCGCGCTGGTCTGCGCCTTCGTGGTCGCCGCCACCGTGATGCGTCACCGCCGCGTGGCGGACGACGAGGACACCTCGCAGACGCCCGACGTGCTCGAGTACATGGTGATGATGGTCGGCGTCGTCTACGCCATCGTCCTGGGCCTGGCGATCGCCGGCGTCTGGGAGGCACGCGGCGCCGCCGAGGACACCGTGCAGCGCGAGGCCCAGGCGCTGTACGAGATCGACCAGCGCCTGGATGTCTACCCCGCCGCCTTCCACACCCAGGTTCAACAGCACATCGACGCCTACGCCCGGCACGCCGTGACCACCGAGTGGCCGGCCATGGAGGACGACGGTCCGATCGACGCCACCGGGGGCCGACTGCTGACCCGCATCCGCAGCGACATCGCGCACCACACGCCCACCGACGAACTCCAGGCCCAGGCCTACCAGCCGCTCCTCGACCAGGTCGCCGCCGCCGACGACGCGCGCCACCAGCGCCTCGACAGCGCCGGCAGCACCCTGCCGGGGGTGGTCTGGTTCGGCCTGATCGCCGGCGGGATCGTCACGCTCGGTCTGCTCTACGCGCTCCAGATCCGCCGCTCCGCCCGGGAGTTGATGCTGGCCACCGCGTTCAGCGCCCTGGTGGTCTTCCTGCTCTTCATGGTCTGGAGCTTCGACGCTCCCTTCGGCCACTCCGGCACCGACTCGGCTCAGCCGCTGCACGAGTTGTACGCGAGCACGACCTGA
- a CDS encoding LysR family transcriptional regulator, whose translation MDLRQLEYFVAVAEEQNFTRAAGRVHISQSGVSAQIRRLERELGAELFDRSGRTVTLTVAGSAALEHARTALAAAEAVGQAVGQVTDLIRGRLTVGMVIGCTLTPLFDALAAFHRVHRGVEISLLEDNSDRLIEGVRADVIDLALIGTAGAAPDGLDSLTVISERLVAAVPTGHPLAGQRRVTLRDLVAHPIVCMPPGTGLRAVFDRACAAQSLQPAVALQAGAADAIADLASRGLGVAVLSESMAAGYRERLTARVIDDIETPAVLALIWKSTHNPAVRELIVHSRQAFTKLDPARGLSPVP comes from the coding sequence ATGGACCTGAGGCAGCTGGAGTACTTCGTCGCGGTCGCCGAAGAGCAGAACTTCACCCGGGCGGCCGGGCGAGTCCACATCAGCCAGTCCGGCGTCAGCGCCCAGATCCGCCGGCTGGAACGTGAACTCGGAGCCGAGCTGTTCGACCGGTCGGGGCGCACCGTCACCCTGACCGTCGCGGGAAGTGCCGCGCTCGAACACGCCCGCACCGCACTTGCCGCAGCTGAGGCGGTCGGCCAGGCAGTGGGGCAGGTGACCGACCTGATCCGGGGCCGACTCACGGTCGGGATGGTCATCGGCTGCACCCTCACCCCGCTGTTCGACGCCCTCGCCGCGTTTCACCGGGTTCATCGGGGTGTGGAGATCTCGCTGCTGGAGGACAACTCCGACAGGCTCATCGAGGGAGTGCGCGCCGACGTCATCGATCTGGCCCTCATCGGTACCGCAGGCGCCGCCCCGGACGGGCTGGACTCGCTGACGGTCATCAGTGAGCGGCTCGTCGCAGCTGTTCCCACGGGACACCCCTTGGCAGGACAACGCCGGGTCACTCTGCGCGACCTGGTCGCCCATCCGATCGTCTGCATGCCACCCGGCACCGGCCTGCGCGCGGTGTTCGACCGTGCCTGCGCCGCACAGAGCCTGCAACCCGCGGTCGCGCTGCAAGCCGGCGCGGCGGATGCCATCGCCGACCTCGCTTCCCGCGGACTGGGTGTCGCGGTCCTCAGCGAGTCGATGGCCGCCGGCTACCGTGAACGGCTCACGGCCCGCGTCATCGACGACATCGAAACACCGGCGGTGCTCGCCCTGATCTGGAAGAGCACGCACAACCCTGCCGTGCGCGAGTTGATCGTGCACAGCCGACAAGCATTCACCAAGCTCGATCCTGCCCGAGGGCTGTCCCCGGTCCCGTAA
- a CDS encoding YybH family protein — protein sequence MQEYEKAVRPEDITRLFVERSNAGDAAGVAALYEEDAVLAYPPGELTVGRDAIRAVWEKVLANRPRFEPEPPLPTLISGDIALTSTPPRDGSGARAQVVRRQPDGSWLRVLDQPEFAPPTR from the coding sequence ATGCAGGAGTACGAGAAGGCCGTGCGGCCCGAGGACATCACTCGCTTGTTCGTCGAACGATCCAACGCGGGTGACGCGGCCGGGGTCGCCGCGCTCTACGAAGAGGATGCGGTGCTGGCCTACCCGCCCGGGGAGCTGACGGTGGGGCGGGACGCGATCCGTGCGGTATGGGAGAAGGTGCTGGCCAACCGTCCCCGCTTCGAACCGGAACCGCCGCTGCCGACGCTGATCAGCGGCGACATCGCCCTGACCTCGACCCCGCCGAGGGACGGATCCGGCGCCCGGGCACAGGTCGTCCGACGCCAGCCTGACGGAAGCTGGCTGCGTGTGCTCGACCAGCCCGAGTTCGCCCCGCCCACCCGCTGA
- a CDS encoding GNAT family N-acetyltransferase: MCSTSPSSPRPPADRRSPRARRPWREVEPVVIAEVDGERAGCVFLVADDQPGVAKLRVLLVTPGVRGLGLDTRLVEESPTFAREPATSA; this comes from the coding sequence GTGTGCTCGACCAGCCCGAGTTCGCCCCGCCCACCCGCTGACCGGCGGTCACCCCGCGCTCGTCGTCCGTGGCGAGAAGTCGAGCCGGTCGTCATCGCCGAGGTCGACGGCGAACGCGCGGGCTGCGTGTTCCTGGTCGCCGACGACCAACCGGGGGTGGCCAAGCTGCGAGTCCTGCTCGTCACCCCGGGCGTCCGGGGCCTCGGTCTGGACACCCGCCTCGTCGAGGAGTCCCCGACCTTCGCCCGCGAGCCGGCTACCAGCGCGTGA
- a CDS encoding class I SAM-dependent methyltransferase, producing the protein MPDTSYLSAVRESYDTVAADYAASVKPPAELDPVSRAMLAAFAELVRDSGRGPVADVGCGPGKVTAHLAGLGLSAFGVDVSPKMIELARKAHPDLRFTVGSMTALELGDHELGGILAYYSTHHTPPELLRVVFAEFHRTLAPGGYLMLVCRVGKGEHLSRTLAYGDHPAPFESYRLPADRISELLEQTGLVVTARLLQGPAEGTVGSFMVRRPE; encoded by the coding sequence GTGCCTGATACCTCCTACCTCTCTGCGGTCCGTGAGTCGTACGACACCGTCGCCGCCGACTACGCAGCAAGCGTCAAGCCCCCTGCGGAGTTGGATCCGGTGTCGCGCGCGATGCTGGCCGCGTTCGCCGAACTCGTCAGGGACTCCGGCCGTGGGCCGGTTGCAGACGTGGGGTGCGGCCCCGGCAAGGTGACAGCGCACCTGGCTGGTCTGGGACTCTCGGCCTTCGGTGTCGATGTGTCGCCGAAGATGATCGAACTGGCCCGAAAGGCTCATCCGGACCTGCGGTTCACAGTGGGTTCCATGACCGCGCTGGAGCTCGGGGATCACGAACTCGGCGGCATTCTGGCCTATTACTCCACGCACCACACGCCGCCGGAGTTGCTGCGGGTTGTGTTCGCCGAATTCCACCGCACCCTTGCGCCCGGGGGCTACCTGATGCTCGTCTGCCGTGTGGGGAAGGGCGAGCACCTGAGTCGGACGCTTGCCTATGGCGACCACCCCGCACCCTTCGAGTCCTATCGGCTGCCGGCGGACCGGATCTCCGAACTGCTGGAGCAGACCGGGCTGGTTGTCACCGCACGGCTGCTGCAAGGTCCGGCCGAAGGCACCGTCGGCAGTTTCATGGTCCGCAGGCCGGAGTAG
- a CDS encoding nucleotidyltransferase domain-containing protein translates to MTEPLPPGGAVPDADELHARWAEAWGPEQVAERLGGVGTPWCIAAGWALDLFRGEQSRPHGDLEIAVPAAGFPEIGDRFPEYAWDAVGSGRVWAGAGAEALAATHQTWLRDPASGRFLFDVFREPHEGRTWICRRDESLRLPYDAIIERTVDGIPYLVPELVLLFKAKATRPKDQADFDGMLPLLGRARRDRLSEWLDRVHPGHPWLAELTG, encoded by the coding sequence ATGACCGAACCCCTGCCGCCCGGCGGCGCTGTGCCCGATGCGGACGAACTGCATGCCCGGTGGGCGGAGGCCTGGGGGCCGGAGCAGGTCGCGGAGCGGTTGGGTGGGGTGGGTACGCCCTGGTGCATCGCCGCGGGGTGGGCGCTGGATCTGTTTCGCGGGGAGCAGTCGCGGCCGCACGGCGATCTGGAGATCGCGGTGCCCGCGGCGGGATTCCCGGAGATTGGAGACCGCTTCCCCGAGTACGCGTGGGACGCGGTGGGTTCGGGACGGGTCTGGGCCGGGGCGGGAGCTGAGGCGCTGGCGGCCACGCATCAGACCTGGCTCCGGGATCCGGCAAGCGGTCGGTTCCTGTTCGATGTCTTTCGTGAGCCGCACGAGGGCAGGACATGGATCTGTCGGCGGGACGAGAGTCTGCGGCTGCCGTACGACGCGATCATCGAGCGGACGGTGGACGGGATCCCCTACCTGGTACCGGAGTTGGTGCTGCTGTTCAAAGCGAAGGCGACGCGGCCCAAGGATCAGGCGGACTTCGACGGGATGCTGCCGCTGCTGGGCCGGGCGCGGCGGGATCGCCTCAGTGAGTGGCTGGACCGTGTGCACCCCGGACATCCGTGGCTGGCGGAGCTGACGGGGTAG
- a CDS encoding cupin domain-containing protein, which yields MTKKNETTQTTQTTQTAQTAQTAQTANFAPILTRAADAETTRDPSSVMTLLADSGHTGGRLTSYRSTFAEGAVGAPAHLHTKASEAFFVIDGALQVLVGEEISVLEAGDFLVVPPHTPHAFAAAPGRTADVLFVFTPGADRFDYLRLLGRVMRGEADPQEIKDSSERFDNHYVDSPAWREVLAARG from the coding sequence ATGACGAAGAAGAACGAGACCACGCAGACCACGCAGACCACGCAGACCGCTCAGACCGCTCAGACCGCTCAGACCGCGAACTTCGCCCCGATCCTCACCCGCGCCGCCGACGCCGAGACGACTCGTGATCCCAGCAGTGTCATGACGCTTCTCGCGGACTCCGGCCACACCGGCGGGCGGCTCACCAGCTACCGGTCGACATTCGCCGAAGGCGCGGTCGGAGCACCCGCCCACCTGCACACCAAGGCGTCCGAGGCGTTCTTCGTGATCGACGGCGCGCTCCAGGTGCTGGTGGGCGAGGAGATCAGCGTCCTGGAGGCGGGCGACTTCCTCGTCGTGCCGCCGCACACCCCGCACGCCTTCGCCGCGGCGCCCGGCAGGACGGCCGACGTACTGTTCGTCTTCACCCCGGGCGCCGACCGCTTCGACTACTTGCGGCTCCTCGGCCGGGTGATGCGCGGCGAGGCCGACCCGCAGGAGATCAAGGACTCCTCGGAGCGGTTCGACAACCACTACGTCGACAGCCCGGCATGGCGCGAGGTACTCGCCGCGCGCGGCTGA
- a CDS encoding SMI1/KNR4 family protein yields MVDQWAGTRDRVVALGVQSASSEVFGSRGHRWVLDEPLTEAELTELEEQIGVRLPEEYRTFLLHVAAGGAGPAHGLFPVRRVQGRWRWEGDGADLAEISMLAEPFPERGPDPKTVEELLAQRPEEEDFDEIENFDDAMEAWDEQWDALMFAPERTVGAIVICHLGCALREWLIISGSHRGTVWSDGRVDDVDLAPLLDDDKKPVTFARWYTGWLERAEHTALPTSSGV; encoded by the coding sequence ATGGTTGATCAGTGGGCGGGGACACGCGATCGTGTCGTGGCGCTGGGAGTTCAGTCGGCGAGCAGTGAAGTGTTCGGCTCGCGCGGGCACCGGTGGGTCCTGGACGAACCACTCACTGAGGCCGAGCTCACTGAACTCGAAGAGCAGATAGGTGTCAGGCTGCCGGAGGAGTACCGGACCTTCCTCCTCCACGTCGCCGCAGGCGGTGCCGGCCCCGCTCACGGCCTATTTCCCGTGCGACGGGTGCAGGGCCGCTGGCGTTGGGAAGGCGACGGCGCCGACCTGGCCGAGATCTCCATGCTCGCTGAGCCGTTCCCTGAGCGGGGCCCGGACCCCAAGACCGTCGAGGAACTCCTCGCCCAGCGCCCCGAGGAAGAGGACTTCGACGAGATCGAGAACTTCGACGACGCCATGGAAGCCTGGGATGAGCAGTGGGACGCCCTCATGTTCGCTCCCGAGCGCACCGTCGGCGCCATCGTGATCTGCCACCTCGGCTGCGCCCTGCGAGAGTGGCTGATCATCAGTGGCAGTCACCGAGGGACGGTCTGGTCCGACGGCCGGGTGGACGACGTCGACCTCGCGCCACTCCTGGACGACGACAAGAAGCCGGTGACTTTCGCCCGCTGGTACACCGGCTGGCTGGAGAGGGCCGAACACACGGCACTGCCGACGTCGTCGGGCGTCTGA
- a CDS encoding LysR substrate-binding domain-containing protein — protein MPGIEPVAGFGPEVADGAELTHMVLLGRAIAVLPRSLARPQHPGLVHVPVADAPRSALVLAWGQEDRRRLVADFVASAVEAAQG, from the coding sequence GTGCCCGGTATCGAGCCCGTCGCCGGGTTCGGTCCCGAGGTCGCCGACGGTGCCGAGCTGACGCATATGGTCCTGCTGGGACGAGCGATCGCGGTGCTGCCGCGATCGCTGGCCCGGCCACAGCATCCGGGGCTCGTTCATGTTCCGGTGGCCGACGCGCCGCGTAGTGCGCTGGTCCTCGCCTGGGGGCAGGAGGACCGGCGGCGACTGGTCGCGGACTTCGTCGCCTCAGCGGTGGAGGCGGCGCAGGGCTGA
- a CDS encoding CGNR zinc finger domain-containing protein encodes MGNVARLAVELANTGTLDQHGELVAKFFAEHEVTPPPGGDYGELPDLVRAALAQSVDGAAPEAVHRLLRDYPPEMHLSDHDGLGGWHIHFSRNGTPAKRWAGQLIAAKLALVAAGDPAVTLGRCAAAGCGNYFVDQSRNRTRRFCSNACASRTTVAAHRARAAKNS; translated from the coding sequence ATGGGGAACGTGGCGCGGTTGGCCGTCGAGCTGGCCAATACCGGGACCCTCGACCAGCACGGCGAACTGGTCGCCAAGTTCTTCGCAGAGCACGAGGTCACACCGCCGCCGGGCGGCGACTACGGCGAGCTGCCGGACCTCGTGCGCGCGGCCCTGGCACAGTCGGTCGACGGCGCCGCCCCCGAAGCCGTGCACCGCCTGCTGCGCGACTATCCGCCGGAAATGCACCTGTCCGACCACGACGGCCTCGGCGGCTGGCACATCCACTTCAGCCGCAACGGCACCCCGGCCAAGCGCTGGGCCGGCCAGCTGATCGCCGCCAAGCTCGCCCTGGTCGCGGCCGGGGATCCGGCGGTCACGCTGGGGCGGTGTGCCGCGGCCGGATGCGGAAACTACTTCGTGGACCAGTCACGGAACCGGACGCGCCGTTTCTGCTCCAACGCGTGCGCGAGCCGGACGACGGTCGCGGCCCATCGGGCCCGGGCGGCGAAAAACTCCTAG
- a CDS encoding cold-shock protein, which produces MASGTVKWFNSEKGFGFIAQDGGGPDVFAHYSNISGNGYRELVEGEPVTFDVTQGQKGPQAENIVRG; this is translated from the coding sequence ATGGCCAGCGGCACCGTGAAGTGGTTCAACTCCGAAAAGGGCTTCGGCTTCATCGCCCAGGACGGCGGCGGACCGGACGTTTTCGCCCACTACTCCAACATCTCCGGCAACGGCTACCGGGAACTGGTGGAGGGAGAGCCGGTCACCTTCGACGTGACCCAGGGGCAGAAGGGCCCGCAGGCCGAGAACATCGTCCGCGGCTGA
- a CDS encoding FMN-binding glutamate synthase family protein yields the protein MTRIGLVVLVLFVALAAAAAAVGSSPWWWFAAAPLLVMGLLGVGDLIQRRHSVLRNYPVLGHARFLLEKIRPELQQYFIERNFDGRPFDRDTRTIVYERAKGTDAEQPYGTERDVYRPGYEFLVPSMAPCAVPETAPRVRIGGPDCGRPYDMALLNVSAMSFGSLSANAILALNGGAAAGGFAHDTGEGGLSEYHLRPGGDLVWEIGTGYFGCRTDEGDFDPAEFADKAAHEHVKCVSLKLSQGAKPGIGGVLPGAKVNAEIARVRDVPEGRTVMSPPYHRVFSTPRELVRFIARMRELSGGKPTGFKLCVGSRRQFLAVCKAMLAEGTAPDFIVVDGAEGGTGAAPLEFADHVGTPLTEGLLTVHNALVGAGLRDRVRIGASGKIATGTDLVKRMVQGADYGNAARAMMFAVGCIQAQRCHTNTCPTGVTTQDPRRARALHVGDKTLRVQRLQKATVASALEIMAAMGVTDPAQLRPHMLRRRIDPRTERSFEELYEWLAPGQLLAEPPVSWAADWAAADPDRFTV from the coding sequence GTGACACGTATCGGACTGGTGGTCCTCGTTCTGTTCGTCGCGCTCGCGGCGGCCGCGGCCGCGGTGGGGAGTTCGCCGTGGTGGTGGTTCGCCGCAGCGCCGCTGCTCGTGATGGGCCTGCTGGGCGTAGGGGACCTGATACAGCGCCGGCACTCCGTGCTGCGCAACTATCCCGTCCTCGGGCATGCCCGCTTCCTCCTGGAGAAGATCCGCCCGGAACTACAGCAGTACTTCATCGAGCGGAACTTCGACGGCCGCCCCTTCGACCGGGACACACGCACCATCGTCTACGAGCGGGCGAAGGGGACCGACGCCGAGCAGCCGTACGGCACCGAGCGGGACGTCTACCGCCCCGGCTACGAGTTCCTGGTGCCGTCGATGGCGCCCTGTGCGGTGCCGGAGACCGCACCGCGGGTGCGGATCGGCGGACCCGACTGCGGCCGTCCGTACGACATGGCGCTGCTGAACGTGTCGGCGATGAGTTTCGGCTCGCTCTCCGCGAACGCGATCCTCGCGCTCAACGGCGGTGCCGCGGCCGGGGGTTTCGCCCACGACACCGGCGAGGGCGGACTGTCGGAGTACCACCTGCGGCCGGGCGGTGACCTCGTCTGGGAGATCGGTACCGGCTACTTCGGCTGCCGGACCGACGAAGGCGACTTCGACCCGGCGGAGTTCGCCGACAAGGCCGCGCACGAGCACGTGAAGTGCGTGTCGCTCAAGCTCTCGCAGGGCGCGAAGCCCGGCATCGGCGGAGTCCTGCCCGGAGCGAAGGTCAACGCCGAGATCGCGCGGGTGCGGGACGTGCCCGAAGGTCGGACGGTGATGTCACCGCCCTACCACCGGGTGTTCTCCACGCCGCGCGAACTCGTGCGCTTCATCGCCAGGATGCGGGAACTGTCCGGTGGAAAGCCGACCGGTTTCAAACTCTGCGTGGGCTCGCGCCGACAGTTCCTCGCCGTGTGCAAGGCGATGCTGGCGGAGGGCACCGCCCCGGACTTCATCGTGGTGGACGGGGCGGAGGGCGGGACCGGGGCGGCGCCCCTGGAGTTCGCCGACCATGTCGGCACCCCGCTCACCGAGGGGCTCCTGACCGTGCACAACGCCCTCGTCGGCGCGGGTCTGCGCGACCGCGTCAGGATCGGGGCGAGCGGCAAGATCGCCACCGGCACGGACCTGGTCAAGCGCATGGTGCAGGGCGCCGACTACGGCAACGCCGCACGGGCGATGATGTTCGCCGTCGGCTGCATCCAGGCGCAGCGGTGCCATACGAACACCTGCCCCACCGGCGTCACCACGCAGGACCCCCGGCGGGCCCGCGCGCTCCACGTCGGCGACAAGACACTCCGGGTCCAGCGCCTGCAAAAGGCGACGGTGGCGAGCGCGCTGGAGATCATGGCGGCCATGGGCGTCACCGATCCCGCACAGCTGCGTCCCCACATGCTGCGTCGGCGCATCGACCCCCGCACCGAACGTTCCTTCGAGGAACTCTACGAGTGGCTGGCGCCCGGGCAGTTGCTCGCCGAGCCGCCCGTCTCCTGGGCGGCCGACTGGGCCGCCGCCGACCCCGACCGCTTCACCGTCTGA